The following coding sequences lie in one Porphyromonas asaccharolytica DSM 20707 genomic window:
- a CDS encoding anthranilate synthase component II: MKHLLIADNHDSFVYNLVELLRQLDECTLEIHYTEQITPAMVAHCHGILLSPGPGIPSEQTHLMQLIDSYHTELPMLGVCLGHQALASYCGAELAQLRAPLHGHTDRLIIDHHDELLRDIPTGSRIGRYHSWVVQPDSLPDTLQVTAHAESDGTIMALRHRSLPLWGVQFHPESYISDHGRRYLHNFIAQL; this comes from the coding sequence ATGAAACATCTACTGATAGCCGACAATCACGACTCCTTTGTCTACAACCTCGTAGAGCTCCTGCGGCAGCTCGACGAGTGCACCTTGGAGATACACTATACGGAGCAGATCACGCCTGCTATGGTCGCGCACTGTCACGGCATCCTACTCTCTCCAGGGCCTGGGATACCAAGTGAGCAGACACACCTGATGCAGCTCATAGACAGTTACCATACGGAGCTGCCGATGCTGGGCGTCTGCCTAGGACATCAAGCACTCGCCAGCTACTGCGGTGCCGAGCTAGCGCAGCTCCGAGCTCCCCTCCACGGGCATACAGACCGACTCATCATCGATCATCACGACGAACTGCTACGAGATATCCCCACAGGGAGCCGCATCGGGCGCTACCACTCGTGGGTCGTGCAGCCCGACAGCCTTCCCGACACGCTACAAGTCACAGCACACGCAGAGTCCGACGGCACCATCATGGCGCTACGTCATCGCAGCCTGCCGCTGTGGGGCGTGCAGTTTCACCCGGAGAGCTACATCTCCGACCACGGACGCCGCTACCTGCACAACTTCATCGCCCAGCTCTAG